A DNA window from Deinococcus malanensis contains the following coding sequences:
- a CDS encoding ABC transporter ATP-binding protein, with protein MAEVILENINKRYGTKHHAVKDFNLHIEDRELMVFVGPSGCGKSTTLRMIAGLEDISDGILKIGDRIVNDVPPKDRDIAMVFQNYALYPHMNVYENMAFGLKLRKTPKDEIDRRVRDAAKILQIEHLLGRKPKELSGGQRQRVAMGRAIVREPKVFLMDEPLSNLDAKLRVEMRSQISQLHRRLGATIVYVTHDQVEAMTLGNRIVVMRDGVIMQVDTPMNLYDFPQNKFVAGFIGSPSMNFLNGTVQNGELVVGQNRVAPMGRLGQSLRAYEGREVTMGIRPEHVGVVGMTDLPRGSNVLRGTVVVVEPLGAQTDLIIEVAGQNIVAKVEGQALVQPGDSIDLLVDQTRLHAFDMATELAIDRGTPAGTRGQADTSGLGYEYPASTTSTTTTTTITGSPVV; from the coding sequence ATGGCAGAAGTGATTCTGGAGAACATCAACAAGCGCTACGGCACCAAGCATCACGCGGTCAAGGACTTCAACCTGCATATTGAAGACCGCGAGCTGATGGTGTTTGTGGGACCCTCGGGCTGCGGAAAGTCCACCACCCTGCGCATGATTGCAGGCCTGGAGGACATCAGCGACGGCATCCTCAAGATTGGCGACCGGATCGTCAACGATGTGCCGCCCAAAGACCGTGACATTGCCATGGTCTTCCAGAACTACGCGCTGTATCCGCACATGAACGTCTACGAGAACATGGCCTTTGGCCTGAAACTCCGCAAGACTCCGAAAGACGAGATCGACCGCCGTGTGCGTGACGCGGCCAAGATCCTGCAGATCGAGCATCTGCTGGGCCGCAAGCCCAAGGAGCTTTCCGGTGGTCAGCGTCAGCGTGTGGCCATGGGCCGCGCCATTGTGCGTGAACCCAAGGTCTTCCTGATGGACGAGCCGCTGTCCAACCTGGACGCCAAGCTGCGCGTGGAGATGCGCTCGCAGATCAGCCAGCTACACCGCCGCCTGGGCGCGACCATCGTCTACGTGACCCACGATCAGGTGGAGGCCATGACGCTGGGCAACCGCATCGTGGTGATGCGCGACGGCGTGATCATGCAGGTCGATACTCCCATGAACCTGTACGACTTCCCGCAGAACAAGTTCGTGGCCGGCTTTATCGGCAGCCCCAGCATGAACTTCCTGAACGGTACCGTGCAGAACGGCGAACTGGTCGTGGGTCAGAACCGCGTGGCCCCGATGGGCCGCCTGGGCCAGAGCCTGCGCGCCTACGAGGGCCGCGAGGTCACCATGGGCATTCGCCCCGAGCACGTCGGTGTGGTCGGCATGACTGACCTGCCACGCGGCAGCAACGTCCTGCGCGGCACCGTCGTCGTGGTCGAGCCGCTCGGTGCGCAGACCGATCTGATTATCGAGGTGGCGGGCCAGAACATCGTAGCCAAGGTGGAAGGCCAGGCGCTGGTCCAGCCCGGCGACTCCATTGATCTGCTGGTGGACCAGACCCGCCTGCACGCCTTCGATATGGCCACCGAACTGGCGATCGACCGTGGCACGCCGGCAGGAACGCGGGGTCAGGCTGATACCAGCGGCTTGGGCTACGAGTACCCAGCCTCGACGACAAGCACGACCACCACCACGACCATTACGGGTTCGCCCGTCGTCTGA
- a CDS encoding ABC transporter substrate-binding protein, whose translation MKHTLLTLTALALLSGSADARTWEAIKQSGTIKIATEGAFPPFNMTKGKELTGFEVDLANQLAKQLGLKVQWVTQPFDNLLIGLNQDRYDFVIASHGITPERAKAVNFANPHYCTGGAIVTRTGGPKTAAALKGKRVAVQVGTTYLENVRKVPGVGDVKTFPKDTDAQAALMAGRVDAWVGDKFTGIDLVKAQKGKVVQGDMLFRERIAMAVKKGNSSLLKELNAALAKSQANGTYAKLSNQYFGQDVRCK comes from the coding sequence ATGAAACATACCCTGCTGACCCTGACTGCCCTGGCCCTTCTGAGTGGCAGCGCTGATGCGCGCACCTGGGAGGCCATCAAACAGAGCGGAACCATCAAGATCGCCACTGAAGGAGCCTTCCCACCGTTCAACATGACCAAAGGCAAGGAACTGACGGGCTTTGAGGTCGATCTGGCCAACCAGTTGGCCAAGCAGCTGGGACTGAAGGTCCAGTGGGTCACCCAGCCCTTCGATAACCTGCTGATCGGCCTGAATCAGGACCGCTACGACTTTGTGATTGCCAGCCACGGCATCACGCCAGAGCGCGCAAAGGCCGTGAACTTTGCCAATCCCCACTACTGCACCGGGGGCGCCATCGTCACGCGTACCGGCGGTCCGAAAACAGCGGCGGCCCTGAAAGGCAAGAGGGTGGCCGTACAGGTGGGCACCACCTACCTGGAAAACGTGCGCAAGGTCCCTGGTGTGGGTGACGTCAAGACCTTCCCCAAGGACACCGATGCCCAGGCCGCACTGATGGCCGGCCGGGTCGACGCCTGGGTGGGCGACAAGTTTACCGGGATCGACCTGGTCAAGGCCCAGAAGGGCAAGGTTGTGCAGGGCGACATGCTGTTCAGGGAGCGCATCGCCATGGCCGTGAAAAAGGGCAACAGCAGCCTGCTCAAGGAACTGAACGCGGCGCTGGCCAAATCACAGGCCAACGGGACCTACGCCAAGCTCAGCAACCAGTACTTCGGACAGGACGTTCGCTGCAAATAA
- a CDS encoding amino acid ABC transporter permease encodes MTAPRVSAPRQPVASHNLLLWLLGAAAAFLVLFGLITLILRQMPDPIGPRADLFVEGARMTLQLTVVSGLIGLVIGMVAGIQKTSSSWLVRAPASLFIWLIRGTPLLVQILFVYNALPPLLAAIGLKVELNEFWSAVIALALNVGAYNAEVIRAGILAIPRGQTEAARSLGLSGGLTMSTVVLPQALRIVVPPLVNNLVALLKDSSLASTIALLELSLAGARVSSESFQPVPVLTTIAAVYLALTTVMTLFTDQLEKRVKVASR; translated from the coding sequence GTGACGGCTCCCCGAGTCAGCGCGCCACGCCAGCCGGTAGCGTCTCACAACCTGCTGCTGTGGCTGCTTGGCGCCGCCGCCGCTTTCCTGGTCCTGTTCGGCCTGATCACCCTGATTCTGCGGCAGATGCCCGACCCTATCGGACCGCGTGCGGACCTGTTTGTCGAAGGGGCCCGCATGACCCTGCAGCTGACGGTGGTCAGCGGCCTGATCGGGCTGGTGATCGGAATGGTGGCGGGAATTCAGAAAACCAGCAGCAGCTGGCTGGTGCGTGCGCCCGCCAGCCTGTTTATCTGGCTGATCCGCGGAACCCCTCTGCTGGTGCAGATCTTGTTCGTGTACAACGCCCTGCCGCCTTTGCTGGCCGCGATCGGCCTGAAGGTTGAACTCAACGAGTTCTGGTCTGCGGTGATTGCCCTGGCCCTGAATGTCGGTGCGTACAACGCTGAGGTGATCCGGGCCGGCATTCTGGCAATTCCACGGGGTCAGACGGAGGCCGCTCGCAGTCTGGGTCTCAGCGGCGGACTGACCATGAGCACGGTGGTCCTGCCGCAGGCCCTGCGGATTGTGGTGCCCCCACTGGTCAACAACCTGGTAGCGCTGCTCAAAGATTCCTCGCTGGCCTCGACCATCGCGCTGCTGGAGCTGTCATTGGCCGGAGCACGCGTCTCCAGCGAGAGCTTCCAGCCGGTGCCGGTGCTGACGACCATCGCTGCCGTCTACCTGGCGCTGACCACTGTGATGACGCTGTTTACCGATCAGCTCGAAAAGCGCGTCAAGGTCGCCAGCCGCTAG
- a CDS encoding AI-2E family transporter — MSRNPLSPSGSSPAPDPAGSSVQARNVPDLIRALWARPLVRLAIYAVLAPLLLWGILRMSGLLASVLVTVFLAYGLAFLCNPLLTWLERHRVGRMVGVLLLLVLGISLVTAVVMTVSSQINGMLSSVPELARSLKAVVITLLDRLDSLPGTEGLKESLTTYIDREVEDITQNAGPLAERLLSSGPTVLKTLSNLVGWLGQVGFIVTLAMYFMIDYDGIGRSMLQVLPRSWQPTALQLSEDVSESFGAYLRGSLLMLVACVVLATTGLLLLKVPNALAIGLLSGIINLFPYVGIVLASILAMFQAIPMGTTTILLVAGLYFLINQLLGNVIGPLIMGRTMHLSAAAILIALLIGLALGGVGGALLAIPFATLLKRWMQRYWLPSRTHQGHTMAPTPPSATSAGSPQAQHGQGPVG; from the coding sequence GTGAGCAGGAACCCTCTTTCGCCCTCTGGCTCTTCACCCGCCCCTGATCCGGCCGGCTCTTCCGTTCAGGCCCGCAACGTTCCCGATCTGATCCGGGCACTATGGGCCCGTCCCCTGGTACGACTGGCCATTTATGCCGTGCTGGCTCCGCTGCTGCTGTGGGGCATTCTGCGGATGTCGGGCCTGCTGGCCAGCGTCCTGGTGACGGTGTTCCTGGCCTACGGTCTGGCTTTCCTGTGCAACCCGCTGCTGACGTGGCTGGAGCGCCACCGGGTCGGCCGCATGGTGGGCGTGCTGCTCCTGCTGGTGCTGGGCATTTCGCTGGTCACGGCTGTAGTCATGACGGTCAGCTCGCAGATCAACGGCATGCTCAGCAGCGTTCCCGAACTGGCGCGCAGCCTCAAGGCGGTCGTCATCACGCTGCTGGACCGGCTCGACAGTCTCCCGGGCACCGAAGGTCTGAAGGAAAGCCTGACCACCTACATTGACCGCGAGGTCGAGGACATCACCCAGAACGCCGGGCCCCTGGCCGAGCGCCTGCTCAGTTCCGGCCCGACAGTCCTGAAAACCCTGAGCAATCTGGTGGGCTGGCTGGGCCAGGTCGGGTTTATCGTCACACTGGCCATGTACTTCATGATCGATTACGACGGCATAGGCCGCAGCATGTTGCAGGTGCTGCCGCGTTCCTGGCAACCCACCGCCCTGCAGCTGTCCGAGGACGTCAGCGAGAGCTTCGGCGCTTACCTGCGCGGCAGCCTGCTGATGCTGGTAGCGTGCGTGGTCCTGGCCACCACCGGGCTGCTGTTGCTCAAGGTTCCGAATGCCCTGGCCATTGGGCTGCTGAGCGGAATTATCAATCTGTTTCCCTATGTTGGTATTGTTCTGGCTTCGATCCTGGCCATGTTCCAGGCCATTCCGATGGGCACCACCACCATCCTGCTGGTCGCCGGACTGTACTTCCTGATCAATCAGCTGCTGGGCAACGTCATTGGACCGCTGATCATGGGGCGCACGATGCACCTCAGTGCTGCGGCGATCCTGATTGCGCTGCTGATCGGTCTGGCACTTGGCGGCGTCGGCGGCGCGCTGCTGGCCATTCCGTTCGCCACCCTGCTCAAACGCTGGATGCAGCGTTACTGGCTGCCCAGCCGGACCCACCAGGGTCATACCATGGCACCTACGCCGCCAAGTGCTACCTCAGCCGGATCACCACAGGCCCAACACGGTCAAGGCCCGGTGGGGTAA
- a CDS encoding TRAP transporter permease — MSDPTRPVSSDPSLDAHGPNHPAPMTEGERRAIEMVEAAETGGRKLFGWQQRLVTIIAVGWCLFQMYAAWNGTLVPTTLRAVHLGFAFALAFLVFPFRKTPGRPQTRVPWSDWLLGAAATGSALYFVAQYANIAGNGGIRADVPLDLMAGSALVVLLLLTAWRTIGIAMPLISLSFILFAFMGAKGLIKGIQTPFHGGYTWPQLIGQLATNTEGIFGTALGVSAQIVFLFVLFGAVFDKLGAGDWFMRVAQGVLGGFRGGAAKASILSSGLNGVISGSAVSNVVTGGNITIGTMMRTGYSREKAGAIEVASSSNGQLMPPVMGAAAFIMAQNLNIEYRSLILAAAIPAFLCYAALLVVAHIEALKLNLRGLPKSELPPVRRTVLEGWYYLLPLGYLIGVLTSNPDANPERIALYTILIMVVMMLVQEVFWGRKDGRTLLRSVIDGGRKLIEAFEAGARSMVGIAVATAAAGIIVGIVTVTGLGFGLADLVEGVAALFANEFVRILVVLMMGQLIALILGMGLPTTANYILMSALIVPIIARIAGLDTSNPAQMLPVHMFVFYFGIMADSTPPVALAAFAAAAISGGDPVKTGVQAFKYELRTALLAYMMFFNPQLLLIANNRLGGLPLGEAIPMVVFAFIGLVAFSAATLRFLHRRTNLVQTLLLLAAAFILIIPTDIVWNLGALALIAVVYFWQKAGQKGPSTPVPTAA; from the coding sequence ATGAGTGACCCGACAAGACCGGTCAGCAGCGATCCCAGCCTGGACGCCCACGGCCCGAACCATCCCGCCCCGATGACCGAAGGCGAGCGCCGCGCCATTGAAATGGTCGAGGCCGCAGAAACCGGTGGACGCAAGCTCTTCGGCTGGCAGCAGCGTCTGGTGACCATCATCGCGGTGGGCTGGTGTCTGTTTCAGATGTATGCGGCCTGGAACGGCACGCTGGTTCCCACGACCCTGCGGGCGGTTCACCTGGGCTTTGCGTTTGCGCTGGCATTTCTGGTCTTTCCTTTCCGGAAGACCCCGGGGCGGCCCCAGACGCGGGTGCCCTGGTCTGACTGGCTTCTGGGCGCTGCAGCCACAGGCAGCGCCCTGTATTTCGTGGCGCAGTACGCCAACATTGCCGGAAACGGCGGCATCCGCGCTGACGTGCCACTGGATCTGATGGCTGGCAGCGCTCTGGTCGTGCTGCTGCTGCTGACCGCGTGGCGCACCATCGGCATTGCCATGCCACTGATCTCGCTGTCCTTCATCCTGTTTGCATTCATGGGGGCCAAGGGGCTGATCAAGGGCATCCAGACGCCCTTTCACGGCGGCTACACCTGGCCGCAGCTGATCGGTCAGCTAGCCACCAACACGGAAGGAATCTTCGGAACGGCGCTGGGCGTCAGTGCACAGATCGTCTTTCTGTTCGTGCTGTTCGGCGCCGTGTTTGACAAGCTGGGGGCGGGCGACTGGTTTATGCGCGTCGCGCAGGGCGTGCTGGGCGGTTTTCGGGGTGGGGCGGCCAAGGCCAGCATCCTGTCCAGCGGTCTGAACGGCGTCATCAGCGGCTCAGCCGTCAGCAACGTGGTGACGGGCGGCAACATCACCATCGGCACCATGATGCGGACCGGTTACAGCCGCGAGAAGGCCGGTGCGATCGAGGTTGCAAGTTCGTCCAACGGTCAGCTGATGCCACCGGTGATGGGCGCCGCGGCATTCATCATGGCCCAGAACCTCAACATCGAATACCGCAGCCTGATCCTGGCCGCGGCGATTCCTGCCTTCCTGTGTTACGCGGCGCTGCTGGTGGTGGCCCACATCGAGGCCTTGAAACTCAACCTGCGGGGCCTGCCGAAAAGCGAGCTGCCTCCGGTGCGGCGCACGGTTCTCGAAGGCTGGTACTACCTTCTGCCGCTGGGCTACCTGATCGGCGTGCTGACCTCCAACCCGGACGCTAACCCGGAGCGGATTGCCCTGTACACCATTCTGATCATGGTGGTGATGATGCTGGTCCAGGAGGTGTTCTGGGGGCGGAAGGATGGCCGCACCCTGCTGCGCAGTGTCATTGACGGCGGCCGCAAGCTGATCGAGGCCTTCGAGGCCGGAGCGCGCAGCATGGTCGGTATTGCCGTCGCAACCGCCGCTGCCGGGATCATCGTGGGCATCGTGACGGTCACGGGCCTGGGCTTTGGTCTGGCAGATCTTGTGGAAGGGGTGGCGGCACTGTTCGCCAACGAGTTCGTGCGAATTCTGGTGGTGCTGATGATGGGCCAGCTGATCGCGCTGATTCTGGGCATGGGCCTGCCCACCACCGCCAACTACATCCTGATGAGTGCCCTGATCGTGCCGATCATCGCGCGTATCGCAGGCCTGGACACCAGTAACCCGGCCCAGATGCTGCCAGTACACATGTTCGTGTTCTATTTCGGCATCATGGCCGACAGTACGCCTCCGGTTGCCCTGGCGGCCTTCGCGGCCGCTGCCATCTCGGGCGGGGACCCGGTGAAAACGGGCGTGCAGGCCTTCAAATACGAACTGCGCACGGCCCTGCTGGCCTACATGATGTTCTTCAACCCGCAGCTGCTGCTGATTGCCAACAACCGGCTGGGCGGGCTGCCGCTGGGAGAGGCGATTCCCATGGTCGTGTTCGCTTTTATCGGTCTTGTCGCCTTCAGTGCCGCCACTCTGCGTTTCCTGCACCGCCGGACCAATCTGGTTCAGACACTGCTGCTGCTGGCCGCCGCCTTCATTCTGATTATCCCGACCGACATCGTGTGGAACCTGGGCGCCCTGGCGTTGATTGCCGTGGTGTACTTCTGGCAGAAAGCTGGCCAGAAGGGACCGTCCACTCCTGTTCCCACCGCTGCCTGA
- a CDS encoding TAXI family TRAP transporter solute-binding subunit, translating into MKKSQKFIGAAVVLGVSAVALAQGSFLTIGSGSTTGVYFPVATGMAKMLNDSNAGLRANARSTGGSVFNMNALATGELDMAIVQNDVAFYAFRGTGIQAFEGKANNKVRSLAVLYPEVLHVIARKDARINSIADLRGKRVVIGDLGSGTEQTARQVLEAYGLKFDDLGQALRVSPAQGITLMQDKRADALFYTVGVGASAITQIAQTVDVKLVPVSGNQASALIKKYPFYVRYNIPGKSYKGVGATVPGVAVQATLVTTTALSDDTVYKAMKAIFGDEKGLRALHPSVSTNYSDAKAVKGLPTPLHPGALKYWKEQGQNVR; encoded by the coding sequence ATGAAAAAATCGCAGAAATTTATTGGAGCCGCTGTCGTACTGGGTGTCAGCGCTGTGGCGCTGGCCCAGGGCAGCTTTCTGACCATCGGCTCTGGCAGCACCACCGGGGTCTACTTCCCGGTGGCGACGGGCATGGCCAAGATGCTCAATGACAGCAACGCGGGCCTGCGCGCCAACGCCCGTTCCACCGGCGGCAGCGTGTTCAACATGAACGCCCTGGCGACCGGCGAACTGGATATGGCCATCGTGCAGAACGACGTGGCTTTCTATGCGTTCCGGGGCACCGGCATCCAGGCGTTCGAAGGCAAGGCCAACAACAAGGTGCGCAGCCTGGCCGTCCTGTACCCGGAAGTCCTGCACGTCATCGCCCGCAAGGACGCCCGCATCAACTCGATTGCCGACCTGCGCGGCAAGCGCGTGGTCATTGGCGACCTGGGCTCCGGTACCGAGCAGACAGCCCGTCAGGTGCTCGAAGCCTACGGCCTGAAGTTTGACGACCTGGGCCAGGCACTGCGCGTCTCCCCCGCTCAGGGCATCACGCTGATGCAGGACAAGCGTGCCGACGCCCTGTTCTACACCGTCGGTGTGGGCGCCAGCGCGATTACCCAGATTGCCCAGACCGTGGACGTCAAGCTGGTCCCGGTCAGCGGAAATCAGGCCAGCGCGCTGATCAAGAAGTACCCCTTCTACGTGCGTTACAACATTCCCGGCAAGAGCTACAAGGGCGTCGGGGCCACCGTTCCGGGCGTGGCCGTGCAGGCCACCCTGGTCACCACCACGGCCCTGAGCGACGATACGGTCTACAAGGCCATGAAGGCCATTTTCGGCGACGAGAAGGGCCTGCGCGCCTTGCACCCCAGCGTTTCGACCAACTACAGTGATGCCAAGGCGGTCAAGGGCCTGCCCACCCCCCTGCACCCTGGAGCCCTGAAGTACTGGAAGGAACAGGGACAGAACGTCCGCTAA
- a CDS encoding amino acid ABC transporter ATP-binding protein gives MTQRAASSPHAPTPTPLEDGQSSRSEAGRAPIIVAENVHKHFGSFHALRGVNLQVRSGEVVVVIGPSGSGKSTFIRTLNALDPHDGGSITIDGIPLNGRHNLDAIRREVGMVFQSFNLFPHLTVLDNITLAPIRVRRLSRAEAEARGLELLRRVGIEEQAHKFPAQLSGGQQQRVAIARALAMDPKIMLFDEPTSALDPEMIKEVLDVMKELARSGMTMLVVTHEMGFAREVADRILFFDQGSIVEDTTPENFYQNPQHERAKAFLSKILGH, from the coding sequence ATGACCCAGCGGGCCGCCTCATCTCCCCATGCCCCCACGCCGACACCCCTTGAAGATGGCCAGTCCAGCCGCTCTGAGGCCGGCCGTGCACCCATCATTGTCGCGGAGAATGTGCACAAGCACTTCGGGAGCTTTCACGCCCTGCGCGGCGTGAACCTGCAGGTCCGCAGCGGCGAGGTGGTGGTGGTGATCGGGCCCTCGGGCAGCGGCAAAAGCACCTTTATCCGTACCCTGAATGCCCTGGACCCGCACGACGGCGGCAGCATTACCATCGACGGCATTCCCCTGAATGGCCGCCACAACCTCGACGCCATCCGGCGTGAGGTCGGCATGGTGTTCCAGAGCTTCAACCTGTTTCCGCACCTCACGGTCCTGGACAACATCACGCTGGCGCCCATCCGCGTGCGCCGGCTTAGCCGCGCCGAGGCCGAGGCGCGGGGCCTGGAACTGCTACGGCGGGTGGGCATCGAGGAGCAGGCCCATAAGTTTCCGGCGCAGCTGTCCGGGGGGCAGCAGCAGCGGGTGGCCATTGCGCGGGCGCTGGCGATGGACCCCAAGATCATGCTGTTTGACGAGCCGACCAGTGCGCTTGACCCGGAGATGATCAAGGAAGTGCTGGACGTGATGAAGGAACTGGCGCGCAGCGGCATGACCATGCTGGTGGTGACCCACGAGATGGGCTTTGCGCGTGAGGTGGCCGACCGGATTCTGTTTTTCGATCAGGGCAGCATCGTGGAAGACACCACCCCGGAAAACTTCTATCAGAACCCTCAGCACGAGCGCGCCAAGGCTTTCCTCTCCAAAATTCTCGGCCACTGA
- a CDS encoding MFS transporter — protein MSDSPSSAPLSPDRSGQTAGWNRNERLGILNGWAVFTGDGFMSVSVVVAGFAARLGAPNWVIGLLPAIAGGGWMLPQLLVAARVRPLAYKLPVYRSAALVRTATYLAMVLVAAFLADRPTLCLSLFVLAMLINALASGVSGLPFLEVVSKTVTPARRPRFFGTRNLYGGLLAFGAGLLVRWILGSSGLQFPYDYALIFALGTLAFTLGYWVFGRIQEPPDPPQEAQGVRGEVRAIPETLRDPHFRAFLTVRLLLAGASMSEPFFAANALRELNFPAATLGVFVMALTGAAPLSNVVWQRVAERNGSRRIIRYASVFYGLAPLAALLVGALDLGAWAYLWVFVLSSVAAQGFNLGHTNHLLNIAPPEARSRYIGTLNTLVGAALFTPVLGGLVADVAGYTPVFLMSAVLCALAWWQCGRLRRDA, from the coding sequence ATGAGCGATTCACCCTCTTCCGCCCCCCTCTCTCCTGATCGCTCAGGCCAGACCGCAGGCTGGAACCGCAACGAGCGCCTGGGGATTTTGAACGGCTGGGCGGTGTTCACCGGTGACGGGTTTATGAGCGTCTCGGTCGTGGTAGCAGGGTTTGCCGCGCGCCTGGGCGCCCCGAACTGGGTGATCGGGCTGCTGCCGGCCATCGCGGGTGGCGGCTGGATGCTGCCTCAGCTGCTGGTCGCCGCGCGGGTGCGGCCCCTGGCCTACAAACTGCCGGTGTACCGCTCCGCGGCGCTGGTGCGCACGGCGACATACCTGGCCATGGTGCTGGTTGCCGCCTTCCTGGCAGATCGCCCGACCCTGTGCCTGAGCCTGTTCGTGCTGGCCATGCTGATCAATGCGCTGGCTTCAGGGGTGTCCGGACTGCCCTTTCTGGAGGTGGTCAGCAAGACAGTCACTCCAGCGCGTCGGCCCAGATTTTTCGGCACCCGCAACCTGTACGGCGGGCTGCTCGCCTTTGGGGCGGGGCTGCTGGTCCGCTGGATTCTGGGCTCTTCCGGACTGCAGTTTCCGTATGACTACGCGCTGATCTTTGCGTTGGGTACGCTGGCCTTCACGTTGGGCTACTGGGTCTTCGGGCGCATTCAGGAGCCCCCGGACCCGCCACAGGAGGCCCAGGGGGTGCGCGGAGAGGTGCGCGCTATCCCGGAGACACTGCGGGACCCGCACTTCCGGGCCTTTCTGACGGTCCGGCTGCTGCTGGCTGGGGCCAGCATGAGCGAACCGTTTTTTGCAGCCAACGCGCTGCGCGAGCTGAATTTCCCGGCCGCCACACTCGGCGTGTTCGTGATGGCCCTCACCGGCGCCGCCCCACTGTCGAACGTGGTCTGGCAGCGGGTCGCCGAACGCAACGGCTCCCGGCGGATCATCCGCTACGCCAGCGTGTTCTATGGGCTGGCCCCCCTGGCAGCCCTGCTGGTCGGTGCGCTGGACCTGGGCGCCTGGGCGTATCTGTGGGTCTTTGTCCTGTCCAGCGTGGCTGCTCAGGGCTTCAACCTGGGGCACACCAATCACCTGCTCAACATCGCGCCGCCCGAAGCACGCAGCCGCTATATCGGCACCCTGAATACCCTGGTGGGCGCCGCGCTGTTCACGCCGGTCCTGGGCGGGCTGGTGGCCGACGTGGCGGGGTACACGCCGGTCTTCCTCATGAGCGCGGTGCTGTGCGCGCTGGCATGGTGGCAATGCGGCCGCCTGCGCCGCGACGCGTAG
- a CDS encoding chloride channel protein, whose protein sequence is MRSPLPRAVLTRLETGRLVVLSVLLGTLVGGLCILLRLALDAATPLVALLTGYAPPGTPGEGGLLMVFGDVLPWSLLALPVVGALYAWLVPAQQGDALTQLVRGYHARGQWPSPAEQGRILAATGVAYSAGLMVGRDSAFTLVGQLGTSLLRRAAQLDAVEVRTLTLAGAAAALGTVLHAPLAAAVLIVEVLYRRFEFEFEVLMPCVLAAVAGSAVYGLAFGFEPLLSVPDVQVPSLAQVPAFALVALVITGAGWVLLQTVRAIPQDLTAGWLRPVLGGAFGLITAAVAVFSTPAVLGDGLGWTQLGVSGFLGGEGAGQGAWRWVLLALGAHLAFGGGVLPSVGAGGVLGAGLGSLLGLDTAVAALVGATAFLTVTLNVPVAAALLAVAWGGDALLPALLLAAGLAHVLSSTAGLVPSQVDSRQDSGMRRGAVLLPEGIRFAARRVPEPAEPAPGQLFDAPTESRAPDSSGLSAPERELYRRGVPRSWLGARLTLLSLPPGVEVVGVVRDGTVRLPRPELRLTAQDELVFLARPEAYEALEGVLRLPGN, encoded by the coding sequence ATGCGTTCCCCGCTGCCCCGCGCCGTCCTCACCCGCCTGGAAACCGGGCGTCTGGTGGTTCTCAGTGTTCTGCTGGGCACCCTGGTAGGTGGCCTGTGCATTCTGCTTCGCCTGGCGCTGGACGCCGCCACCCCCCTGGTGGCCCTGCTCACCGGATACGCTCCGCCCGGAACTCCTGGAGAGGGCGGCCTGCTGATGGTCTTCGGCGACGTGTTGCCGTGGTCCCTGCTGGCGCTGCCGGTCGTGGGTGCTCTGTATGCCTGGCTGGTGCCGGCACAGCAGGGCGACGCTCTGACCCAGTTGGTCCGCGGTTACCACGCGCGCGGACAGTGGCCCTCACCGGCCGAACAGGGCCGGATCCTGGCCGCCACTGGTGTGGCCTACAGCGCCGGGCTGATGGTGGGCCGCGACTCGGCTTTCACCCTGGTCGGCCAGCTGGGCACCAGCCTGCTGCGCCGCGCGGCTCAGCTGGACGCCGTGGAGGTCCGCACCCTTACCCTGGCCGGAGCTGCCGCTGCCCTGGGCACCGTCCTGCACGCACCACTGGCAGCAGCCGTCCTGATTGTGGAGGTTCTGTACCGCCGTTTCGAATTCGAGTTCGAAGTACTGATGCCGTGCGTCCTGGCAGCCGTGGCCGGCAGCGCCGTGTACGGTCTGGCCTTCGGCTTCGAGCCGCTTCTGAGCGTGCCGGACGTGCAGGTGCCCTCGCTGGCTCAGGTTCCGGCCTTTGCCCTGGTGGCCCTCGTGATTACTGGAGCGGGCTGGGTCCTGCTGCAGACGGTGCGGGCCATCCCCCAGGATCTGACCGCCGGGTGGCTCCGGCCGGTGCTGGGCGGAGCCTTCGGCCTGATCACTGCGGCCGTGGCGGTCTTCAGCACTCCGGCGGTGCTGGGCGACGGTCTGGGCTGGACCCAGCTAGGGGTGTCCGGGTTCCTGGGTGGCGAAGGCGCCGGGCAGGGGGCCTGGCGCTGGGTCCTGCTGGCCCTGGGCGCCCACCTCGCCTTTGGTGGTGGGGTGCTGCCGTCCGTGGGAGCTGGAGGCGTGCTGGGGGCCGGGCTGGGCAGTCTGCTGGGGCTGGACACGGCTGTGGCGGCGCTGGTGGGTGCCACCGCGTTTCTGACTGTAACCCTGAATGTGCCGGTCGCGGCGGCGCTGCTGGCCGTCGCCTGGGGCGGCGACGCCCTGTTGCCGGCGCTGTTGCTGGCGGCCGGTCTGGCACACGTGCTGAGCAGCACCGCCGGGCTGGTGCCCTCCCAGGTCGATTCACGCCAGGACAGCGGAATGCGCCGGGGTGCGGTGTTGCTGCCCGAAGGCATCCGCTTTGCCGCGCGCCGTGTGCCCGAACCTGCAGAACCCGCCCCCGGTCAACTGTTCGACGCACCGACCGAGAGCCGGGCGCCCGACAGTTCAGGACTGTCGGCGCCCGAGCGTGAACTGTACCGGCGCGGAGTGCCGAGAAGCTGGCTGGGAGCGCGGCTGACGCTTCTGAGTCTTCCGCCGGGGGTCGAGGTCGTGGGTGTGGTTCGCGACGGCACCGTTCGCCTGCCACGGCCGGAATTGCGCCTGACCGCCCAGGACGAACTGGTCTTCCTGGCCCGGCCGGAGGCCTATGAAGCCCTGGAGGGTGTGCTGCGCCTGCCCGGCAACTAA